A stretch of Usitatibacter palustris DNA encodes these proteins:
- the gspF gene encoding type II secretion system inner membrane protein GspF, producing the protein MPGFRYQAYNVEGKLHKGVLEADSARQARAQLRDQGLTPYRVEVIAANDPAGGSRFRAVSLSSTELTQLTRQLASLLEASLTVEQAFNALIEQAENERMRQVLAALRGEVLAGNTIAKALANFPGVFPELYRTLVAAGETSGQLPRVLLRLADYLEDRQQMRSKLALALVYPAIVFVVALGVVGALLVYVVPQVVTVFQHAHQQLPILTRVLIGFSSFLSATWMLWVALVVAGGIGLKVALDRPAPRAAVHRFAWRLPVIGRLLRSLDSARLAATLSILVGSRVPILQALEAGTGVMTLTPMREALATAARGVREGMPLSRALGATQAFPPVMVHLIASGEASGKLDESLERAARTQQNDLATRLAAFAAIFEPAMILLMGAIVLFIVMSILLPIFQLNQLIGK; encoded by the coding sequence ATGCCCGGCTTCCGCTACCAGGCCTACAACGTCGAGGGAAAGCTCCACAAGGGCGTCCTCGAAGCCGATAGCGCTCGCCAGGCGCGCGCGCAGCTTCGCGACCAGGGACTCACGCCGTATCGCGTCGAAGTCATCGCCGCGAACGATCCGGCCGGTGGCAGCCGTTTCCGCGCGGTCTCGCTTTCCTCGACCGAGCTCACGCAGCTCACGCGGCAGCTCGCCTCGCTGCTCGAAGCGAGCCTCACCGTCGAGCAGGCTTTCAACGCGTTGATCGAGCAGGCCGAGAACGAACGCATGCGCCAGGTGCTCGCGGCGCTGCGCGGCGAAGTGCTCGCCGGCAACACGATCGCCAAGGCACTCGCCAATTTTCCCGGCGTTTTCCCCGAGCTCTACCGCACGCTGGTCGCCGCGGGCGAGACATCCGGGCAACTGCCGCGCGTGCTCCTGCGCCTCGCCGATTACCTCGAAGACCGCCAGCAGATGCGCAGCAAGCTCGCGCTGGCACTGGTCTATCCGGCGATCGTGTTCGTGGTCGCGCTCGGCGTGGTCGGCGCACTCCTCGTTTACGTCGTGCCGCAGGTCGTGACGGTCTTCCAGCATGCGCACCAGCAGTTGCCGATCCTCACGCGCGTGCTGATCGGCTTCTCGAGCTTCCTCTCCGCGACCTGGATGCTGTGGGTTGCGCTCGTCGTCGCCGGCGGCATCGGATTGAAGGTAGCGCTCGACCGGCCGGCTCCACGGGCCGCCGTGCATCGCTTCGCCTGGCGCCTGCCCGTCATCGGCCGGCTGCTGCGCTCGCTCGACAGCGCGCGCCTCGCCGCAACCCTCTCGATCCTCGTCGGCAGCCGCGTGCCCATCCTGCAGGCGCTGGAAGCCGGCACGGGCGTGATGACGCTCACACCGATGCGCGAAGCGCTCGCCACCGCCGCACGCGGCGTGCGCGAAGGCATGCCGCTCTCGCGCGCGCTCGGCGCGACTCAAGCCTTCCCGCCGGTGATGGTGCATCTCATCGCGAGCGGCGAAGCGAGCGGCAAGCTCGACGAATCGCTCGAACGCGCCGCCCGCACGCAGCAGAACGACCTTGCGACCCGCCTCGCCGCCTTCGCCGCGATCTTCGAGCCGGCGATGATCCTGCTCATGGGCGCGATCGTGCTCTTCATCGTGATGTCCATCCTGCTTCCCATCTTCCAGCTCAACCAGCTCATCGGAAAATGA
- the gspG gene encoding type II secretion system major pseudopilin GspG — MTRSRGFTLIEVLVVVAILAILAAIVVPRVMDRPDEAKRVAAKADIAAIGQALKLYRLDNGAYPGTDQGLVALVQKPTSNPVPPNWKQGGYLERLPKDPWGTDYQYLNPGVRGEIDIFSFGADRARGGEGNNADIGSWE; from the coding sequence ATGACGAGATCCCGCGGTTTCACGCTCATTGAAGTGCTCGTGGTGGTCGCGATCCTGGCGATTCTCGCCGCGATCGTCGTGCCCCGCGTGATGGACCGGCCCGACGAAGCCAAGCGCGTCGCCGCGAAGGCCGACATCGCCGCCATCGGCCAGGCGCTCAAGCTCTATCGCCTCGACAACGGCGCCTATCCGGGCACCGACCAGGGCCTGGTCGCGCTCGTGCAGAAGCCGACCTCGAATCCCGTGCCGCCCAACTGGAAGCAAGGCGGCTACCTCGAGCGCCTGCCCAAGGACCCGTGGGGCACCGACTACCAGTACCTGAATCCCGGCGTGCGCGGCGAGATCGACATCTTCAGTTTCGGCGCCGACCGCGCGCGCGGTGGCGAAGGCAACAACGCCGACATCGGCAGCTGGGAATAG
- a CDS encoding GspH/FimT family protein has translation MNLAPRPTKVEWSDPSISGFTLLEVLVVVAIAGAVVALAAVNLFPSDEEIARREAGLLAMSIEGARDDAWFGGRPVAISVEDSRFKSWRLQADRRWESDITRERGLGEGLAVTSLAVDGQPLAANDRIVFLPDGFGVPFRMTVAVRGIERAIEGDAAGAVRLVEARK, from the coding sequence ATGAACCTCGCACCCCGCCCGACGAAAGTAGAGTGGTCTGACCCCTCTATTTCCGGGTTCACGCTCCTCGAAGTGCTCGTGGTCGTGGCCATCGCCGGCGCCGTGGTCGCACTCGCGGCCGTGAATCTCTTCCCGAGCGACGAGGAAATCGCGCGCCGCGAGGCGGGCCTGCTCGCGATGTCGATCGAAGGCGCGCGCGACGACGCATGGTTCGGCGGGCGTCCGGTCGCGATCTCCGTCGAGGATTCCCGCTTCAAGTCCTGGCGCCTGCAGGCGGATCGCCGCTGGGAATCCGATATCACGCGCGAACGTGGGCTGGGCGAGGGGCTTGCCGTCACGTCGCTCGCGGTCGACGGCCAGCCGCTCGCGGCGAACGATCGCATCGTGTTCCTGCCCGATGGATTCGGTGTCCCCTTCCGCATGACCGTCGCCGTGCGCGGCATCGAGCGCGCGATCGAAGGCGATGCCGCCGGCGCCGTGCGCCTGGTCGAGGCGCGCAAGTGA
- the gspI gene encoding type II secretion system minor pseudopilin GspI: MKGFTLIEILVALAILAVALAATTRATGVATDGALETRHRLLATWAAENRIAEIRARRLFPSPATTQSTAEQGGLALVVEEVVSDTANPTMRRVDVSVADAKDPRRVLTKLTAYVTQ, encoded by the coding sequence GTGAAGGGCTTCACGCTCATCGAGATCCTGGTCGCGTTGGCGATCCTCGCCGTGGCGCTCGCGGCCACGACGCGCGCCACCGGAGTCGCCACCGACGGCGCGCTCGAAACGCGCCATCGGCTGCTCGCGACATGGGCCGCGGAGAACCGCATCGCGGAGATCCGCGCGCGCCGTCTGTTTCCCTCGCCCGCGACCACGCAATCCACCGCCGAGCAAGGCGGCCTCGCGCTCGTGGTCGAGGAAGTCGTCAGCGATACCGCGAATCCCACCATGCGGCGTGTCGATGTTTCCGTCGCCGATGCGAAGGATCCGCGGCGCGTGCTCACCAAGTTGACGGCCTATGTCACGCAATAG
- the gspJ gene encoding type II secretion system minor pseudopilin GspJ, protein MSRNRGFTLIELLVALALFALISAFAYRGLNALLESREALAKGSRKWRDVALFVGRFERDLDAALNRRAMSASGSPGAPVSSAVDAGTIVNPGLALTRSGAALNENALAAPQRIAYRIVDGRIQRLAWPAVDAAPRSEPLAVEILAGVKSLAFRFLDPRGEWRTTWGLPGSADTMPAAVEMTLELASGERIVRLVDLQRVS, encoded by the coding sequence ATGTCACGCAATAGGGGCTTCACGCTCATCGAGCTGCTGGTCGCGCTGGCGCTCTTCGCGCTGATCTCCGCATTCGCCTATCGCGGCCTCAACGCGCTGCTCGAGAGCCGCGAGGCGCTCGCGAAGGGATCGCGCAAGTGGCGCGACGTGGCGCTCTTCGTGGGCCGCTTCGAGCGTGACCTCGATGCCGCGCTCAACCGCCGTGCGATGAGCGCCTCGGGCAGCCCCGGCGCACCGGTGTCTTCCGCGGTCGATGCGGGAACGATCGTCAACCCCGGGCTCGCGCTGACGCGCTCGGGCGCCGCGCTCAATGAGAACGCGCTTGCCGCGCCTCAACGCATCGCCTATCGCATCGTCGATGGCCGCATCCAGCGCCTCGCCTGGCCCGCGGTCGATGCGGCGCCGCGCTCGGAACCTCTCGCGGTCGAAATCCTCGCCGGCGTAAAGTCCCTGGCCTTCCGCTTCCTCGATCCGCGCGGCGAATGGCGCACGACCTGGGGCCTGCCCGGCAGCGCCGATACCATGCCCGCGGCGGTGGAGATGACGCTCGAGCTCGCGAGCGGCGAGCGCATCGTGCGCCTCGTCGACCTGCAGAGGGTCTCGTGA
- the gspK gene encoding type II secretion system minor pseudopilin GspK, whose product MKNQRGVAAVTALLIVAIAASTATYMLAQQSAMLNQASLVANRAQADLYARAGLDWARGVIAQDAKSAGSVDSLEEAWAQPIAGLPVERALVAGQIVDEQAKFNLNNLVRGTTKSDNDLAILRRLLESLEIPPDLAFAVLDWIDPDSDLSGVAGAEDGFYLALARPYRAANQPMTQVEELHRIRGFTPAYVAKLKPFVTALPAVTTVNVNTAPIEVLAAILPDLSRAQVAALVESRRGKPMRTKAEISERAKNVPASTVANDLDVKSAHFRARVQVAQDDVQLATEALLRREQNAGVTVIVWRRPLY is encoded by the coding sequence GTGAAGAACCAGCGCGGCGTGGCCGCGGTGACGGCGCTGCTCATCGTCGCGATCGCGGCTTCGACGGCCACGTACATGCTCGCGCAGCAATCGGCGATGTTGAACCAGGCGTCGCTCGTCGCGAACCGCGCGCAGGCCGACCTCTACGCGCGCGCGGGCCTCGACTGGGCACGTGGGGTGATCGCGCAGGACGCGAAGAGCGCTGGCAGCGTGGACAGCCTCGAGGAAGCGTGGGCGCAGCCGATCGCGGGACTGCCCGTGGAACGCGCCCTGGTCGCCGGACAGATCGTCGACGAGCAGGCGAAATTCAATCTCAACAACCTCGTGCGCGGCACGACGAAGAGCGACAACGACCTCGCGATCCTGCGGCGCCTGCTCGAATCGCTCGAGATTCCGCCGGACCTCGCCTTCGCGGTCCTCGACTGGATCGACCCCGACTCCGACCTCTCGGGCGTGGCTGGCGCGGAGGATGGCTTCTACCTCGCCCTCGCCCGCCCCTATCGCGCGGCCAACCAGCCGATGACGCAGGTCGAGGAGCTGCATCGCATCCGCGGTTTCACACCCGCATACGTCGCGAAGTTGAAGCCCTTCGTGACGGCACTGCCCGCGGTAACGACGGTCAACGTGAACACCGCGCCGATCGAAGTGCTCGCGGCGATCCTTCCCGATCTGTCGCGCGCCCAGGTCGCCGCGCTGGTCGAATCGCGCCGCGGCAAGCCCATGCGCACCAAAGCCGAGATCAGCGAGCGCGCGAAGAACGTGCCGGCCTCCACCGTGGCCAACGACCTCGACGTGAAGAGTGCGCATTTCCGCGCGCGTGTGCAGGTAGCCCAGGACGACGTGCAGCTCGCCACCGAAGCGCTCCTGCGGCGCGAGCAGAACGCGGGAGTAACGGTCATCGTGTGGCGCCGGCCCCTCTACTGA